The Corvus hawaiiensis isolate bCorHaw1 chromosome 10, bCorHaw1.pri.cur, whole genome shotgun sequence genome includes a window with the following:
- the RASA2 gene encoding ras GTPase-activating protein 2 isoform X2, whose product MSERVDLWNNGNLVQDIFLGEIKVPVKVLKNDSFQAWYLLQPRENGNKSSKTDDLGSLRLNICYTEDCVLPSEYYASLRNLLLKSSDVQPISASAAYILSEVCRDKYDAVLPLVRLLLHHHKLVPFVAAVAELDLKDTQEANTVFRGNSLATRCVDEMMKIVGKHYLKVTLKPVIDEICESPKPCEIDPIKLREGDNVEINMENLRYYVDKVFREIVRSSISCPTLMCDVFYSLRHLAAKRFPNDPHVQYSAVSSFVFLRFFAVAVVSPHTFHLRPHHPDAQTSRTLTLISKAIQTLGSWGSLTKSKLSSFKETFMCEFFKTFQEEKFTESVKKFLDDVSSTEIKEPSGVSEPVHLKEGEMYKRAQGRTRIGKKNFKKRWFCLTTREFTYHKQQDKEPIFTIPIKNILAVEKLDESSFNKKNMFQVLHGEKPLYIQANNCVEASEWIEALCRVTRCNQRRLSFYHPSAFLNGNWLCCKATMENTEGCARCTADVPADTQIEIDGDRETERIYSLFTVNRSKLQKLEEACGSIAVYQGPRKEPDDYSNFTIEDSVATFHTLQQIIDTVEKLNESHEKYQKKRSSSAKYGSEENPIVGKVS is encoded by the exons ATGTCAGAGAG GGTTGACCTATGGAATAATGGGAATCTGGTACAAGACATCTTTCTAGGAGAAATTAAAGTTCCGGTGAAGGTGTTAAAAAATGATTCCTTTCAAGCATG GTACTTACTTCAGccaagagaaaatggaaacaagTCTTCTAAAACTGATGATTTAGGATCACTTAGGTTAAATATCTGTTACACTGAAGATTGTGTACTTCCATCTGAATACTATGCTTCTCTAAGGAACTTGCTGCTAAAATCTTCAGATGTTCAG CCTATTTCTGCATCTGCTGCCTACATTCTGAGTGAGGTGTGTCGAGACAAGTATgatgctgtgctgcctctggtTCGACTGTTGCTGCACCACCATAAGCTGGTTCCCTTTgttgcagcagtggcagaacTAGATCTGAAGGACACCCA AGAAGCAAACACAGTCTTCAGAGGCAACTCATTAGCAACTCGGTGTGTGGATGAAATGATGAAAATAGTGGGGAAGCACTACCTAAAGGTTACTTTGAAACCTGTTATTGATGAG atATGTGAGTCTCCTAAACCCTGTGAAATAGATCCTATCAAATTAAGAGAAGGGGATAACGTGGAAATTAATATG GAAAATCTCCGCTATTACGTGGACAAAGTGTTCCGTGAAATAGTGCGGTCGAGTATAAGTTGTCCTACCCTAATGTGTGatgttttttattctttgagGCATCTGGCTGCCAAAAGATTTCCAA ATGACCCTCATGTACAGTATTCTGCAGTGAGCAGCTTTGTGTTTCTTCGTTTCTTTGCTGTAGCCGTAGTCTCACCTCATACTTTTCATTTACGACCTCACCATCCA gATGCACAGACTTCTAGAACATTAACTCTTATATCAAAAGCCATCCAGACCCTGGGGAGTTGGGGAAGTTTGACCAAAAGCAAACTT TCAAGTTTCAAGGAGACATTTATGTGTGagtttttcaaaacatttcaagaagaaaaatttactgAATCTGTTAAAAAG ttcCTAGATGATGTTTCCTCTACCGAGATTAAAGAGCCCAGTGGCGTGAGCGAGCCAGTACATCTAAAAGAAGG AGAAATGTACAAAAGAGCTCAGGGAAGGACTCGGATTGGTAAGAAGAATTTCAAGAAGCGGTGGTTCTGTCTAACAACTAGAGAATTCACATACCACAAACAGCAAG ATAAAGAACCAATTTTCACAATTCCCATCAAAAACATCCTTGCAGTGGAGAAACTTGATGAGAGCTCCTTCAACAAGAAAAAT ATGTTTCAAGTACTCCATGGAGAAAAGCCACTCTATATCCAAGCAAATAACTGTGTAGAAGCCAGTGAGTGGATAGAGGCTCTTTGCCGGGTAACGAGGTGCAACCAGAGGAGGCTGAGCTTTTACCACCCCTCTGCTTTCCTGAATGGGAACTGGCTCTGCTGCAAGGCCACCATGGAGAACACTGAGGGCTGTGCTCGCTGCACCGC AGATGTTCCTGCTGATACTCAAATTGAGATTGATGgagacagagagacagaaagaattTACTCACTTTTCACTGTCAACAGGTCTAAACTACAGAAGTTGGAAG agGCTTGTGGAAGTATAGCAGTCTATCAAGGTCCTCGAAAAGAACCAGATGATTATTCTAACTTCACAATTGAAGATTCTGTAGCAACTTTTCATACACTTCAGCAGATAATAGATACAGTAGAAAAGCTGAATGAATCACATGAAAAATACCAGAAGAAGAGATCATCTAGTGCCAAATATGGTAGTGA
- the RASA2 gene encoding ras GTPase-activating protein 2 isoform X3 has translation MQLKYSREIIITTKYLENKLKSHAVKERFSWYLLQPRENGNKSSKTDDLGSLRLNICYTEDCVLPSEYYASLRNLLLKSSDVQPISASAAYILSEVCRDKYDAVLPLVRLLLHHHKLVPFVAAVAELDLKDTQEANTVFRGNSLATRCVDEMMKIVGKHYLKVTLKPVIDEICESPKPCEIDPIKLREGDNVEINMENLRYYVDKVFREIVRSSISCPTLMCDVFYSLRHLAAKRFPNDPHVQYSAVSSFVFLRFFAVAVVSPHTFHLRPHHPDAQTSRTLTLISKAIQTLGSWGSLTKSKLSSFKETFMCEFFKTFQEEKFTESVKKFLDDVSSTEIKEPSGVSEPVHLKEGEMYKRAQGRTRIGKKNFKKRWFCLTTREFTYHKQQDKEPIFTIPIKNILAVEKLDESSFNKKNMFQVLHGEKPLYIQANNCVEASEWIEALCRVTRCNQRRLSFYHPSAFLNGNWLCCKATMENTEGCARCTADVPADTQIEIDGDRETERIYSLFTVNRSKLQKLEEACGSIAVYQGPRKEPDDYSNFTIEDSVATFHTLQQIIDTVEKLNESHEKYQKKRSSSAKYGSEENPIVGKVS, from the exons ATGCAGCTGAAGTACAGCAGAGAAATTATCATTACTActaaatatttggaaaataagCTCAAGAGTCATGCTGTTAAGGAAAGGTTCTCCTG GTACTTACTTCAGccaagagaaaatggaaacaagTCTTCTAAAACTGATGATTTAGGATCACTTAGGTTAAATATCTGTTACACTGAAGATTGTGTACTTCCATCTGAATACTATGCTTCTCTAAGGAACTTGCTGCTAAAATCTTCAGATGTTCAG CCTATTTCTGCATCTGCTGCCTACATTCTGAGTGAGGTGTGTCGAGACAAGTATgatgctgtgctgcctctggtTCGACTGTTGCTGCACCACCATAAGCTGGTTCCCTTTgttgcagcagtggcagaacTAGATCTGAAGGACACCCA AGAAGCAAACACAGTCTTCAGAGGCAACTCATTAGCAACTCGGTGTGTGGATGAAATGATGAAAATAGTGGGGAAGCACTACCTAAAGGTTACTTTGAAACCTGTTATTGATGAG atATGTGAGTCTCCTAAACCCTGTGAAATAGATCCTATCAAATTAAGAGAAGGGGATAACGTGGAAATTAATATG GAAAATCTCCGCTATTACGTGGACAAAGTGTTCCGTGAAATAGTGCGGTCGAGTATAAGTTGTCCTACCCTAATGTGTGatgttttttattctttgagGCATCTGGCTGCCAAAAGATTTCCAA ATGACCCTCATGTACAGTATTCTGCAGTGAGCAGCTTTGTGTTTCTTCGTTTCTTTGCTGTAGCCGTAGTCTCACCTCATACTTTTCATTTACGACCTCACCATCCA gATGCACAGACTTCTAGAACATTAACTCTTATATCAAAAGCCATCCAGACCCTGGGGAGTTGGGGAAGTTTGACCAAAAGCAAACTT TCAAGTTTCAAGGAGACATTTATGTGTGagtttttcaaaacatttcaagaagaaaaatttactgAATCTGTTAAAAAG ttcCTAGATGATGTTTCCTCTACCGAGATTAAAGAGCCCAGTGGCGTGAGCGAGCCAGTACATCTAAAAGAAGG AGAAATGTACAAAAGAGCTCAGGGAAGGACTCGGATTGGTAAGAAGAATTTCAAGAAGCGGTGGTTCTGTCTAACAACTAGAGAATTCACATACCACAAACAGCAAG ATAAAGAACCAATTTTCACAATTCCCATCAAAAACATCCTTGCAGTGGAGAAACTTGATGAGAGCTCCTTCAACAAGAAAAAT ATGTTTCAAGTACTCCATGGAGAAAAGCCACTCTATATCCAAGCAAATAACTGTGTAGAAGCCAGTGAGTGGATAGAGGCTCTTTGCCGGGTAACGAGGTGCAACCAGAGGAGGCTGAGCTTTTACCACCCCTCTGCTTTCCTGAATGGGAACTGGCTCTGCTGCAAGGCCACCATGGAGAACACTGAGGGCTGTGCTCGCTGCACCGC AGATGTTCCTGCTGATACTCAAATTGAGATTGATGgagacagagagacagaaagaattTACTCACTTTTCACTGTCAACAGGTCTAAACTACAGAAGTTGGAAG agGCTTGTGGAAGTATAGCAGTCTATCAAGGTCCTCGAAAAGAACCAGATGATTATTCTAACTTCACAATTGAAGATTCTGTAGCAACTTTTCATACACTTCAGCAGATAATAGATACAGTAGAAAAGCTGAATGAATCACATGAAAAATACCAGAAGAAGAGATCATCTAGTGCCAAATATGGTAGTGA